The following coding sequences lie in one Rutidosis leptorrhynchoides isolate AG116_Rl617_1_P2 chromosome 6, CSIRO_AGI_Rlap_v1, whole genome shotgun sequence genomic window:
- the LOC139854717 gene encoding uncharacterized protein — translation MDVRHLVKKQKMNVRVRQLNILEDLPQDMLVEILSRVGLNSSAQLFMVKSVCKAFEKHFEDALVYKRAYFDSIYPDIGLRLLEKASNMQLKEAFYVYGLVMFASHQIEEKDIGLQIINQTFPPVPNLVVEVRTMIFDLLRRLWVLFNPHPFDDVATCCTIKGHNGYFPLDLRCAIILTKP, via the exons atggatgttaggCATCTCGTAAAAAAACAAAAAATGAATGTTAGGGTTAGACAACTGAACATTCTAGAAGatcttccacaagatatgcttgtggaaatcttgtctagagttggtctgAATTCATCCGCTCAATTGTTCATGGTGAAGTCGGTTTGCAAAGCATTTGAGAAGCATTTCGAGGatgctttggtttataaaag GGCTTATTTTGATTCCATATACCCTGATATAGGGCTTCGTTTATTAGAAAAAGCTTCGAATATGCAACTTAAAGAGGCATtttatgtttatggtttggtcATGTTTGCCTCTCACCAAATAGAGGAAAAGGACATCGGATTACAAATTATTAATCAAACATTTCCACCGGTGCCGAATTTGGTGGTTGAGGTGAGAACCATGATTTTTGATTTGTTACGACGCTTATGGGTATTATTTAACCCCCATCCTTTTGATGACGTCGCAACTTGCTGCACTATCAAGGGccacaatggttattttccacttGACCTTAGGTGTGCAATTATATTGACTAAACCGTAA
- the LOC139854716 gene encoding putative F-box protein At1g67623, with the protein MEEVNQANILETLPQDMLVEIFSRVGQDSSEQLFILKLGLQKLFEAFRCCIFFGNPNAIFRRGLINYFDKSYTKLGLHLLEEAANGQIIEAVYVYGLIMFSSHQNEAKHVGLQVLNKTFPPVLDLVVAVRTKVFHLLYDLWLFNRRPFDDMTTRCPISGHKGYFPHNRGSGFEMGIPECMSCFLAYELGVFAFRFEYLTQLM; encoded by the coding sequence ATGGAAGAAGTTAATCAAGCGAACATTCTCGAAACTCTTCCACAAGATATGCTTGTGGAAATTTTTTCTCGAGTTGGTCAGGATTCATCCGAGCAGTTGTTCATACTTAAGTTGGGTTTGCAAAAGCTTTTTGAAGCTTTCAGATGTTGTATTTTTTTTGGAAACCCTAATGCGATTTTTCGCAGGGGTTTgataaattattttgataaatcttACACCAAGTTAGGGCTTCATCTTTTAGAAGAAGCTGCAAACGGCCAAATTATAGAGgcagtttatgtttatggtttgatCATGTTTTCCTCTCACCAAAATGAAGCAAAGCATGTCGGATTAcaagttttgaataaaacattcccACCAGTGCTGGACTTGGTGGTTGCGGTGAGGACCAAGGTTTTTCATCTGTTGTATGACTTATGGTTATTTAACcgccgtccttttgatgacatgacAACGCGTTGCCCTATCTCTGGCCACAAGGGTTATTTTCCACACAACCGAGGGAGTGGGTTTGAAATGGGGATACCTGAATGCATGTCGTGTTTTTTGGCCTATGAGTTGGGTGTTTTTGCATTCCGATTTGAGTATCTTACCCAATTAATgtaa